CAGCAGTCGCAGGAGCCCCATCGCCCGCCGATCCTTCTGCCGGCGGCGCTTGTCGAACGCGGAGTGGGCCGCCTCCTTGTAGTGGATCTCGGGATCGAAGACGACTCGACCCCCGTTGCGTCGAATCTTCAGCGCGAGTTCGGTGTCGTCGGCGATCGAGTCCTCGTCGATCGGGACGATGGCGTCGCGCTCGAACGCCGAGAACGGCCCGTGGAAGATCAGCGTCGAGTCGATGTGTGACTCGAGGATCTGAATCATCGTCTGGATGTCCCGATACCCTCGCTCGACCTCGCTGTCACCGAGAACCTCGGCGTTGCGGCCGGTGACCGCCGCCACGTCGGGATCGGCGAGGTTCGCGGCCGCTCGCCGGACCGCGTCCGACGCGAGCCGCGAGTCGCAGTCGGTTTTGACGACGACCTCGTTCGACGCGACGGCGTAAGCCTCGTTCAGCGCCGGCGCGAGCCCCTCACGGTCGTCCGTCCGGATGAGCGTCAGGTCCGGTTCCGGTCGGCCGGCGAAGAAGGTCTCGACCAGGTCCGCCGTTCCGTCGTCGCTCGAGTCGACGACGACGATCTCGACCCGGTCCATCGGATACTCGAGTTCGACCAGCTCCTCGAGCTTCGACTCGACGATCGCCGCCTCGTTATACGTCGGCAGGACGATACTCACCGACGGCTCTCGGGGCCACGTGTGGGCGGGCGTTCCCGAAGGGCGGCTGACGTAGTAGACGCCGAGGTAGATCAAATACGGAAGGCCGGTCAGTGCAACCAGTCCGAACAGAGCCTCGAGGAGGCGCTTCATGCGAGTATGCCTCAACGCTCAACGGTTCGCTGCAAAGCCAGATGGCTTGCATTGTGCAAGTAGTGGTCGTCTCCGGCCTCGAGCCCAAGACGAACCACGCGGCAATGAAACGGCGACCGACCACCGCTGCTGTCGATCCGAGAACGCTGCGGTGGCGCGTGCGGTGCGACGACGAGCCATCGGCGAGTCGTCGCTCGAATGCACGCGAGGGATGAGCGAGGGAAGAATGACCGAGCGAATCGGTTGGGGAGGACGTGGCGATTCCCCGTTGCCACGATAGCAGGACGCTCGTCGCCCGGTTCACACTGACTTCCGACTCTCTCCGTCTCACCGTGTCTCTACCTCACCACTTTGCCTCGTCGAATCCGATCTCTTCCGGGCAGAATCGCCGTCGAAACGACGACCCGGCTCACTCGAGCAAAACCCATTAATCGGTGGCTTTTTGCACGCCCTCACCGACCTCCGAACACGCGACAAACGCTCGTGAACGCCGTCACAGTTTCGTGACGCATGCCACATTCGATATGCTTTTACCGGGGTAGCGTATAGATGCGTGTATGTCTGTAATAGCCGAGTCCGCCGTCGGGCACGACGAACTCGCCGTGCTCAAACTCCTCGCACTCGAGGGCGGGCTCGAGGGCGACGTCAAAATCTCCTGTTCTCACCTCGCGGACCGCCTCGACGCGTCGAACCAGACCGCTTCGCGCCGGCTCCAGCGCCTCGAGGGTGCCGATTTACTCGAGCGCGACACGGTCAGCGACGGCCAATGGGTCGCGATCACCGAAACGGGCGAGCGGACCCTTCACGCCGAGTACGAGGACTACCGTCGCATCTTCGAGACGGACTCCCAGATCGAACTCGAGGGGACCATCACCAGCGGCATGGGCGAGGGTCGCCACTACATCTCGCTGTCGGGATACAAACGCCAGTTCGAGGAGCGACTCGGCTACGAGCCCTTCCCCGGCACGCTCAACGTCGATCTCCGCGAGGACAGCGTCCGCCGGCGCAGCGCCATGGCCTCGCTCGAGCCGGTCCCCATCGACGGCTGGGAGTCCGACGAGCGGACCTACGGCCCCGCGGTTTGTTACCCCGCGACAATCGAGACGACCGATGGAGACGTCTACGAGGACGCCTACACCATCGCCCCCGAACGCACCCACCACGACGACGACCAGCTCGAGGTCATCGCCCCCGACAAGCTCCGCGAGGAACTCGCCCTCGAGGACGGCGATCACGTCACCGTCTCGGTGGGTGATCGCGAATGACGGGCCACCACGCCGGGCCGCAGTCAAACGCGGACGGCACGACGACGGGATCGAACTCGAACGCCACAGCCGCCGCGAATTCGTTCGAGCGCGCCCTCGAGTCGCTTCGCGCGGGCGAACCGATCCTCGTCCACGACGCGGCCGACCGCGAGGGCGAGACTGACCTGATCTACCACGCCGACGCCGTGACGCCCGAGGCCGTCGCCCGCCTGCGCAACGACGCCGGCGGACTGGTCTGCGTCGCGCTCGGCCACGAGATCGCGGAGGCGTTCGACCTCCCCTTCTACTCGGACGCGATCGATCACCCCGCGACGGACGACCACGAACTGGGCTACGACGAGCGGTCGTCGTTCTCGCTGACGGTCAACCACCGAGACACCTACACCGGGATCACCGACGACGACCGCTCGAGGACGGTTCGGGCGCTCGGCGCTGCCGCTGGGACGCCCGAAGAAACCGACTTCGCCGCGGAGTTCCGCGTTCCCGGCCACGTCCACCTGCTGAAAGGCGCACCCGACCTGCTCGCCCAGCGTGAAGGCCACACCGAACTCGGCCTCGCCCTCGCCAACGCGGCCGACCTCTCGCCGGCCGTCGTCGTCTGCGAGATGCTCGACGACGAAACCGGCGCGGCGCTCTCCCCGACGGACGCTCGTGCCTACGCCGACCGCCACGGGTTCGCCTATCTCGAGGGGAGCGAGGTCCTCGAGCGCTGTCGATAATTCTCTTCTTTTCTCGACGTTCCCGTAAGACAACGAGCAACCGCTAAACGCCGAGAAATCGGCGGTGGCAGCGGCATCGTCGATGGGACCGCGCTCGGGTCGAACCGCGAACACTTAGTACGGTGGCTTGCAACAATCACGATCATGGGATTCGACGAGATGGACGTCGACACGATCTGGATGGACGGCGAGTTCGTCGACTGGGACGACGCGGAAATCCACGTTCTCACGCACGGCCTCCACTACGGGTCGGGCGTCTTCGAGGGCGCGCGCTGTTACGATACCGAAAACGGGCCGGCGCTCTTCCGCTGGGAAGAACACCTCGATCGGCTCTATCAGTCCGCAAAGCCCTACGAGATGGACATCGACTTCACGAAGGCGGAGCTCACCGAGGCGACGAAAGAGCTCATCAAGCGCCAGGAACTTCCCTCCTGTTACGTCCGACCGATCGCCTACTACGGCTACAACTCGCTCGGCGTCAGCCCGAAGGACTGTCCCACGCGCACCGCCATCGCGGTCTGGCCGTGGGGCGCCTACCTCGGCGAGGACGCCCTCGAGAACGGGATCGACGTGATGATCTCCTCGTGGCGGAAACACGCCTCGAGCCAGATTCCGACGAACGCCAAGACGACCGGCCTCTACGTCAACAGCATGCTCGCGGGTGAGGAAGCCCGCCGGAACGGCTACGCGGAAGCGATCGTCCTCAACAAGGAGGGCAACGTCGCCGAAGGCCCCGGCGAGAACATCTTCCTCGTGCGCGACGACGAGATATTCACGCCCGGGCTCTCGGAGTCGATCCTCGACGGCATCACCCGCGATTCCGTCATTCAGATCGCGGAGGAACTGGGCTACACCGTCCACGACGACGTCTCCATCTCGCGGGGCGAACTCAACACCGCCGACGAGCTGTTCTTCACCGGCTCTGCGGCCGAAGTCACCCCGATCCGAAAAGTCGACAACGTCGTCATCGGCGACGGCTCCCGCGGCCCCGTCACCGAAGAGATCCAGCAGCAGTTCTTCGACATCGTCGAACAGGCCCCCGCGGAGTACGACGAGTGGTTCGAATACGTCGACGTCTGAGAACCGAATTCGACACCAAACGCGCCTGATCGCTCTCGAAACAGGCGAATTGATTGTCTTTCCGTTCTCTTCTCTCGAAACCGATTGTCGTGGCCGGGAGCGCGCCTCGAGCACCGCGAGAGGCGTGCGACTCGGGGGAGGGCAGGCGCTTTACCGAGTACTGCCGCGAGCGAACGAAGTGAGCGAGCGGGCCGACGACTGACCCGAAACGAAGTGGAGGGGAAGGAGGAGTGCTTTTGATCGAAATTTTACCGAGGGCGAGCCGTAGGCGAGCCCGCAGAGTAAAATTTCGGTTCTAGTCGTCGTCAGCTCGCTTCTGCTGGTCGGTCCGATCGGTACCGTCGGTCGTGGCCTCGTCGATCACGTCGATCGAGACGCCGGCGTCCATGCCGCGGTGATTTGCGTCGCCGAATCCGGCACTCAGCACGCGCGTCAGGGCGTCTTCGACGTCCTCGTCGAGTTCGGTGATCCGCTCGGACTCGACCTCGATAACGTAGCCGGTCGTAATGTTCGGCGACGTCGGCAAGAAGAGCACCTCGCGGCCGTCGTCGGCCACCTTTCCCGTTTTGAACGCCGTCATTCGCAACCCGTCCCAGGTCTCGATTTTGACCGGTTTCTGCAGCGATTCCTGCTCCCCGAAGGCCGTCTCGGCGGCCATCTTCGAGGCGTTGTAGACGACGCGGATCACCGGCACCCGGTTGGCGACGTTGTCGACGAGCCGTTCGACCAGGCCGCCGACGGTCGTCCGCATGAGATAGCCGACCGAGAACGTGAGGACGATAAAAACGGTGAGCGCGACGATGACCCGGAAGAACTGGGCGAGTTGTTGGCGCGTCTGCTGACCCGCACCCGGGAAGAGCGGCTCGAGCGTCGACTCGTCGAGAATCAGGCCGGGTGTCAGTCCGGCGACGAGTCCGTAGAGCCAGTAGACGGCATAGAGCGTGATGAGAATCGGGACCAGGACGATCAGCCCGCTCGCGAAATCCCGCTTCCACGAAGCCATGTTCCGGAACTCACACTACTGGCTAATGAGCGCTTCCCTTTGTCGTATCCAGCGATGAGAGAAGTGTCGTTCTGGGTAGCGATGATCCGGGCAGACGCCCGGTTGAGGGCCCATATCCTGAGTCTCGACACGATTCGATCTTCGACTCGAGACGCGGTCACCCGAGGACCAAATTTCAAGCCCGTCCGATACGCACCGATAGCTATGAGCCTCGAGCAGGCTGAATCGGACGAGGCGGCCGATCCGCTCGACCCGGTGCGGCAGTTCGTGGCGCTCGAGCGCGACGTGCTCGTCCTGTCGGCGGCGATGTTCGCCTTCAGTCTCGGGTTCCAGATGACCAACCGATACATGGCGGAGTATCTGTCGGCTCTGGGCGCGTCGGCGGTTGTCATCGGCCTGTTCGGCTCGTTCGGGAACGTCATCAGCGCAGTCTACCCCTATCCCGGCGGGGCGATCTCGGACCGGATCGGCTCGCGGTACGCGCTGACCGCGTTCGGTCTCTGTTCGACGGTCGGCTTCGGGATCTGGCTGGTTGCCCCCGCGTTCAGGGACGTCGCGGTCGGCCCGATCTCGCTGGCCGTCGTCGCGGTCTTCGTCGGCCTGATTCTCGCACAGGCCTGGAAGTCGTTCGGACTCGGGGCCACCTTCGCCATCGTCAAGCAAGCGGTGCCGCCCTCGCAACTGGCCGCCGGCTTCGCGAGCACCGAGACGTTCCGCCGGACGGCGTTTCTCGTCGGCCCGCTGCTCGCCGCCGCGCTCTTCTACCCGTTCGGCTCGAGCGACGGCGCGATCGTCACCGCGTTTCAGCTGATCTTGCTCGTCGCGATCGCCTTCGGCGTCCTCGGAACGATCGTCCAGCACGTTCTCTACAGGGCGGACGAGGACAGCGTCGGAAAGGAGTTCGAAGGCATCACGCAGCTGTTCGCCGAGCTCCGGGCGATGCCCGCGGAACTCCGGCCGCTGCTGGTCGGCGACACGCTCGTTCGGTTCGCCAACGGCATGGTCTACGTCTTTTTCGTCATCGTCGTCACCCGGTTTCTCGAGGTTGGGCTCACCCTTTCGGTTCCAGGAATCGGTACCGTCTCCCTCTCCCCGCAGTCGTACTTCGGGATCCTGCTGGGGATCGAAATGCTGGTTGCGCTGGTGACGATGATTCCAGCTGCCAGAGTCGCCGAACGGATCGGTCTCAAGCCGATCGTCGCACTGGGCTTTGCAGTCTATGCGGTCTTTCCGGTTCTGTTGATCAACGCACCCGAGGATGCCGCCGTCCTCGCGGGTCTCTTTGCATTTTCGGGGCTGCGGTTCGCGGGATTGCCCGCGCACAAAGCGCTGATCGTCGGCCCCGCCGAGCTGGGTGCCGGTGGCCGGGTGACGGGGGCGTACTACCTCCTGCGGAACGTGATCGTCATCCCGAGCGCCGCGCTCGGCGGGCTCCTGTGGGGTGGCTTTTCGAACCCGGTGACCGGTACCGAACTGTTCGCCGGCGATCCGACCGCGGCGTTCACCGTTGCGACCGTCATCGGCCTGGTCGGGACGGCCTACTTCCTGCTGTTCGGGACGGAGTTCGAGGCCTATCAGTAGCGGCTGGCTGTCGGCATCCGTCAAAACGTATCGATCGTCGGTCCACTCACGGGCGGTTTGTACCGTCTACAGCCCGAATTCCGGTTGCATCCTACTGAGGGTCACAGGAACAGCCGGTAGTAGTACGGACTGACGAACCCCTCGATGAGCGCCGCGATCGCGAGCAGCATGCCGACCCCGACGAGCACCCAGAAGGCCCGCTCGAGCGCGTCCGCGAGATCCGTTCGTCTGGCACGGCCATCCCACGTCCGCCAGGCGGTCACGCCGACGGAGATGCCGAGCGCGCTGGCGATCAGGATCGCCGGAATCTCGATGATACCGTGGGGAACGACGAAGGCGACGAGTTCGACGGGATCGACCTCGAGACGGGCGGTCGCACCCAGGAAGACGCCGTTGAATAGCAACGAGACGATCGCCGGGAGGACGAGTGCGATCCCGGCGTACGCCGTCAGGAGTGCGACCAGCCAGTTGTTGCCGAACAGTTCGAGGGCCATCGCCGGCGGGAGCCAGCCCTCGAGTCGGCTCGCGATCGACGCGTCGACGGCACCGACGAGGGGACCGGTGGCTACCCATCCAATCCAGAATCCGAGGAGGAGGAAGCCGACCGCGAGCGCGTGTAACCCCAGATTCGAGCGGACGAACGCGCTCATCTCCGTCCAGCCGCGCCGGAGGCCGGCCCGGAACTGATCACGAAGCGACAGCGCCGGCGGTTCCGGCGGTGCCAGTCGATCCCTGTAGCCGCAGTAGACGGCCGTCTTCAGTAGATCCAGGGCGGGAAGCACGACCAGTATCGAAAGCAGTGAGCCGATGGTAACGACATCGACGAGCGAGAGCAGACCGGTTATGCCGGCCACCGCACCCACCCCCACGAACGCGGCGATATAGTAGAAGAGGGCTTCGACCGGCTGTGAGCGGAGGAGTCCGGCGGCGTTCCGTACCGCTCCGAAGACGCCGGCATCGTCGACGACGATTGCGGCCGGTGCGAACGCGAACACCGCTCGAACGATGACGAGCAGAACGAACAGGACGAGCGCTCCCAGGAGGGCGACCGGAAGCGTCAATACCGCCGTTACGGGTGCAAACGAGATCGAGCCGGCGAACAGTGCCGCACCGGAAACGACCAGCAGTAGTGTGCCGCTCCAGATCACCAATTCGAGAACGAACAGGCCGAGAAACCGGAGCCAATAGCGGCGGGCCCCCTCGAGACCGGCCACGAGCCCGCGGTTGTTTCGCAACCGACTGTAACAGGCTGCGAGCTGCCCCGCAGCGACGGCGGCGGACAGGACTGCGAAGAGCAGGACGCTCACGACGGCCGTCACGCCGAGGAGGGCGACGATTTCCGTCGTCAGTATCTGGTCGAAAATCGGCTCGACGTCGCTCAGGAATCGGTCGTACGCCTCGGGATCGGCGTTCGGATCCGTCGGTGGTGGGTCTAGTTCGGCGAGCTGTGCTCGAATCGAGTCCAGGCGGCCGCTCGTCGCGAGAAGCACGTAGGCGATCGCAATCGCGACGAACGGAACGACGCGGACGATCGCGGTGATCGCAGCACCGAGAACGTACATCGGCAGGATGTCAGCCGGCCGACGACGAAGGACGGCGACGACGGCACTGACGTAATCTGACAGACTCATATTGGCCCCTAGAGTTCTTATTAGTTAAATCAACCCTCTTGGACTGAGCAACGTTCGTTCGATTACTGATCGGCCGACGGGTCCCGACTCACGTCAATCGCGGTAGGCAGTTACGCTTTCGCGCCGGCGACGCCGCTGCCGATAGCCGCGCCACAGTCGTTGCACGCGACCAGATAGAACCGCTTCGAGGCCGCGAAGAAGCCGGTCGTTGCGTCCATCTCGACGAATTCGACGTCCGATTTCTCCGACAGCGTCGCCTCGCACTCGGGACAGTGAACCATACGCCTCGTTATGATGAGGATATTATATTTCTTTTCCTCTCACACGGCACCGCCGCCTGCTTTCGCGCCTGCCACGCCGCTACCGATCGTCGCCCCGCAGGTGGCACAGGTGGCGACGTAGAACCGTTTGGAGGCCGCGATGAATCCGGTCGTCGCCTCGGTTTCTACGAAGTCGATATCCGATTCCGCAGAGAGCGTCGCGTCGCACTCAGGACAATGTACCATATCTCCAAACCGGTCGTTCATCCTGAAATTTCTTCCGCCGATCGCTTGCTCCGCGATACCAAATCGTGACCAACAATCGATCCAGCTCCTGCGCGAGACGATGACCATCGATACGGGACGCACCCAATCACCGCGAATACGTCTCGAGGCGGCGAATTTTCCCGCCTTCGAGTTCGAAGAAGTCCGCGAATTCGAAGAGGGTCCGCTCACCTTCGACGACGCGCCCGCGAACCGCGATCCGATTCCCGTCGGCGACCGTCGACTCCAGTTCGTGACTGGTATCGGGACTCGGGCGGTCCTCGGCCATGAATCGGACGAACGCCTCGCGGTTCTCGAACGTTCGATCCGGCCGGCGTTGGACGAACTCGGGGCGGAGGAGGGCCTCGAGTGCGTCGTAGTCGTGCTCGTCGAGCGCGTCGTAGTAGCGGCGGACGGAGGCGACCCCGTCGCTCCCCGACTCGTCGGCGGCGTTCGGCTCTGACTCCATACGAGTGTCGTTCGTCGCCACGATCAAAAGTGTCCGACTTCGTCTCAGTCGTCGAGTGTTCCGTGTCGTCGGTTCCGCGGGGAGTCGTCCGGAGCAGACGGCGCTTCCCGATCGGCAGCACTGACGGCAACGCGTTCGGGGTCCGCTCGTGATTCGAACCCGCTGCTCGATCAGTGGCCGCCACGAGAGACGGTCCGTCCAGGCCCCGGCTCCGCGTTCCGCGTCCTTTTTGCTTGGCCGCTCTTAGGTCCCTTCGTGGAGTGTCACGTCTACTACGAGGGCGACGACGACCCCGAGAAGTGTACCGCGCGTCGCCTCGAGAAGTTCGATAAGGCCACCCTCTACCGGTCGATGGGGCAGGTACCCTACGGGGTCGTTCTCAATCCGCACGCCGAGCAGGCGCTCTCCCCGGCCGACCTCGAGGAGGGGCTGGGAACGCTGGTCGCCCTCGATTGCTCGTGGGAATCCGCCGAGGAAGCGTCGTTCCAGATGCGCGGAATCCACCGGGCGCTGCCGTTTCTCGTCGCCGCGAACCCCATCAACTACGGCCGTCCATTCCGGCTGACAACCGTCGAAGCCCTCGCCGGCGCGTGCTGCATCTCCGACGAGTGGGACCGGGCCGAGGATCTCCTCGAACCGTTCCGCTGGGGCGAGACGTTTCTGACGCTCAACGAGGAGCCGCTGCGCCGGTACAGCGAGTGTGCGGACTCGAGCGACGTCGTCGCCGTCCAAGAGGATTACCTGGCCGACGAGGAAGACGAATAGCGGCGGCGGGCAACCGCATCTGATCCCGCCGCTCGGATCACAGCGATTATATGCACCACGGGCAAAGGCGGGGTATGGCCAAGTTCGACGCCGCTGAGAAACGGATGCTCGAGAAGATGATCTGCATGCGCTGTAACGCCCGCAACTCCAAGCGATCCAAGCGCTGCCGGAAGTGCGGCTACAAGAACCTTCGTCCCAAGGCGAAGGAACCCCGCGCCGCATAATCGACCGCTCGGTCGACTTCTTTTCGACGTGGTGTTTGCGTCGTTGCACAACTATCAGTCGATCTGCTCGTCGAGAGCACCAGCAAGGAAGTCGGAGCCGACCGCGTCAGCCGAAATCAGTCGTCAGGGTAC
This portion of the Natrinema salinisoli genome encodes:
- a CDS encoding glycosyltransferase; the encoded protein is MKRLLEALFGLVALTGLPYLIYLGVYYVSRPSGTPAHTWPREPSVSIVLPTYNEAAIVESKLEELVELEYPMDRVEIVVVDSSDDGTADLVETFFAGRPEPDLTLIRTDDREGLAPALNEAYAVASNEVVVKTDCDSRLASDAVRRAAANLADPDVAAVTGRNAEVLGDSEVERGYRDIQTMIQILESHIDSTLIFHGPFSAFERDAIVPIDEDSIADDTELALKIRRNGGRVVFDPEIHYKEAAHSAFDKRRRQKDRRAMGLLRLLWRQRDALGRHGAYGRVVLPFNWWFMVVSPWLVATGIAVATVGSLALLGPLGLATPAGILAFTALGSRDALGPVQPLYSLFDTQISLFRASVSLLRARAAEDDDTHDGTWSPDRELREVLQ
- a CDS encoding CTP-dependent riboflavin kinase, which gives rise to MSVIAESAVGHDELAVLKLLALEGGLEGDVKISCSHLADRLDASNQTASRRLQRLEGADLLERDTVSDGQWVAITETGERTLHAEYEDYRRIFETDSQIELEGTITSGMGEGRHYISLSGYKRQFEERLGYEPFPGTLNVDLREDSVRRRSAMASLEPVPIDGWESDERTYGPAVCYPATIETTDGDVYEDAYTIAPERTHHDDDQLEVIAPDKLREELALEDGDHVTVSVGDRE
- the ribB gene encoding 3,4-dihydroxy-2-butanone-4-phosphate synthase; the encoded protein is MTGHHAGPQSNADGTTTGSNSNATAAANSFERALESLRAGEPILVHDAADREGETDLIYHADAVTPEAVARLRNDAGGLVCVALGHEIAEAFDLPFYSDAIDHPATDDHELGYDERSSFSLTVNHRDTYTGITDDDRSRTVRALGAAAGTPEETDFAAEFRVPGHVHLLKGAPDLLAQREGHTELGLALANAADLSPAVVVCEMLDDETGAALSPTDARAYADRHGFAYLEGSEVLERCR
- a CDS encoding branched-chain amino acid transaminase — its product is MGFDEMDVDTIWMDGEFVDWDDAEIHVLTHGLHYGSGVFEGARCYDTENGPALFRWEEHLDRLYQSAKPYEMDIDFTKAELTEATKELIKRQELPSCYVRPIAYYGYNSLGVSPKDCPTRTAIAVWPWGAYLGEDALENGIDVMISSWRKHASSQIPTNAKTTGLYVNSMLAGEEARRNGYAEAIVLNKEGNVAEGPGENIFLVRDDEIFTPGLSESILDGITRDSVIQIAEELGYTVHDDVSISRGELNTADELFFTGSAAEVTPIRKVDNVVIGDGSRGPVTEEIQQQFFDIVEQAPAEYDEWFEYVDV
- a CDS encoding DUF502 domain-containing protein — protein: MASWKRDFASGLIVLVPILITLYAVYWLYGLVAGLTPGLILDESTLEPLFPGAGQQTRQQLAQFFRVIVALTVFIVLTFSVGYLMRTTVGGLVERLVDNVANRVPVIRVVYNASKMAAETAFGEQESLQKPVKIETWDGLRMTAFKTGKVADDGREVLFLPTSPNITTGYVIEVESERITELDEDVEDALTRVLSAGFGDANHRGMDAGVSIDVIDEATTDGTDRTDQQKRADDD
- a CDS encoding MFS transporter, giving the protein MSLEQAESDEAADPLDPVRQFVALERDVLVLSAAMFAFSLGFQMTNRYMAEYLSALGASAVVIGLFGSFGNVISAVYPYPGGAISDRIGSRYALTAFGLCSTVGFGIWLVAPAFRDVAVGPISLAVVAVFVGLILAQAWKSFGLGATFAIVKQAVPPSQLAAGFASTETFRRTAFLVGPLLAAALFYPFGSSDGAIVTAFQLILLVAIAFGVLGTIVQHVLYRADEDSVGKEFEGITQLFAELRAMPAELRPLLVGDTLVRFANGMVYVFFVIVVTRFLEVGLTLSVPGIGTVSLSPQSYFGILLGIEMLVALVTMIPAARVAERIGLKPIVALGFAVYAVFPVLLINAPEDAAVLAGLFAFSGLRFAGLPAHKALIVGPAELGAGGRVTGAYYLLRNVIVIPSAALGGLLWGGFSNPVTGTELFAGDPTAAFTVATVIGLVGTAYFLLFGTEFEAYQ
- a CDS encoding stage II sporulation protein M, with the protein product MSLSDYVSAVVAVLRRRPADILPMYVLGAAITAIVRVVPFVAIAIAYVLLATSGRLDSIRAQLAELDPPPTDPNADPEAYDRFLSDVEPIFDQILTTEIVALLGVTAVVSVLLFAVLSAAVAAGQLAACYSRLRNNRGLVAGLEGARRYWLRFLGLFVLELVIWSGTLLLVVSGAALFAGSISFAPVTAVLTLPVALLGALVLFVLLVIVRAVFAFAPAAIVVDDAGVFGAVRNAAGLLRSQPVEALFYYIAAFVGVGAVAGITGLLSLVDVVTIGSLLSILVVLPALDLLKTAVYCGYRDRLAPPEPPALSLRDQFRAGLRRGWTEMSAFVRSNLGLHALAVGFLLLGFWIGWVATGPLVGAVDASIASRLEGWLPPAMALELFGNNWLVALLTAYAGIALVLPAIVSLLFNGVFLGATARLEVDPVELVAFVVPHGIIEIPAILIASALGISVGVTAWRTWDGRARRTDLADALERAFWVLVGVGMLLAIAALIEGFVSPYYYRLFL
- a CDS encoding nuclear transport factor 2 family protein, whose protein sequence is MESEPNAADESGSDGVASVRRYYDALDEHDYDALEALLRPEFVQRRPDRTFENREAFVRFMAEDRPSPDTSHELESTVADGNRIAVRGRVVEGERTLFEFADFFELEGGKIRRLETYSR
- a CDS encoding DUF367 family protein; protein product: MECHVYYEGDDDPEKCTARRLEKFDKATLYRSMGQVPYGVVLNPHAEQALSPADLEEGLGTLVALDCSWESAEEASFQMRGIHRALPFLVAANPINYGRPFRLTTVEALAGACCISDEWDRAEDLLEPFRWGETFLTLNEEPLRRYSECADSSDVVAVQEDYLADEEDE
- a CDS encoding 50S ribosomal protein L40e, whose protein sequence is MAKFDAAEKRMLEKMICMRCNARNSKRSKRCRKCGYKNLRPKAKEPRAA